One window from the genome of Oryctolagus cuniculus chromosome 1, mOryCun1.1, whole genome shotgun sequence encodes:
- the LOC100350309 gene encoding olfactory receptor 4C45, which translates to MNNVTEFILLGLTQNPELQKFLFAVFSVIYLITLAGNLLIAVTIFVSPALGSPMYFFLSYLSIIDGFYSSSTAPKMIFELVSEKSTISFNGCMTQVFFVHFFAAAEVVLLIVMAYDRYVAICKPLHYLTIMSPPVCASLVSVAGIIGFLHGSIQILFMVQLPFCGPNVIDHFACDLMPLLQLACTDTDTLGPLIAVNSGAVCLLSFPMLVASYVIILRSVRAHSSVGRQKALSTCASHITVVILFFVPCTYLYLRPMTNFPTDKAVTVFCSLVTPMLNPLIYTFRNAEVKNVMKKLWGKS; encoded by the coding sequence ATGAACAATGTAACAGAATTCATCTTGCTGGGCCTCACCCAGAATCCAGAACTGCAGAAattcctatttgctgtgttttcagTCATCTACTTGATCACACTGGCAGGTAACCTGCTCATCGCAGTCACCATCTTTGTCAGCCCAGCCTTGGGCTCTCCCATGTACTTTTTCCTGTCCTATCTGTCCATTATAGATGGTTTCTACTCTTCTTCCACAGCACCCAAAATGATCTTTGAGTTGGTTTCTGAGAAGAGCACCATCTCCTTCAATGGATGCATGACTCAGGTATTTTTCGTACATTTCTTTGCTGCAGCTGAGGTCGTATTATTGATTGtcatggcctatgaccgctatgtggccatctgtaagCCCCTGCACTATCTGACCATCATGAGCCCACCTGTGTGTGCTTCCCTGGTGAGTGTGGCTGGGATCATCGGATTTCTGCATGGAAGCATCCAGATTTTGTTTATGGTCCAGTTACCATTCTGTGGCCCCAACGTTATTGACCATTTTGcatgtgatctcatgcccctctTGCAGCTGGCCTGCACTGACACTGATACTTTGGGACCCCTGATTGCTGTCAACAGTGGGGCAGTATGTTTGCTCAGTTTCCCTATGCTGGTTGCTTCGTATGTCATCATCCTGCGTTCTGTGAGGGCTCATAGCTCAGTAGGACGTCAAAAAGCGCTGTCTACCTGTGCCTCTCATATCACTGTTGTCATCTTATTCTTTGTACCTTGTACTTACCTGTACCTGAGACCCATGACCAACTTCCCCACTGACAAGGCTGTGACTGTGTTTTGCTCCTTAGTAACTCCTATGCTGAATCCTTTAATCTACACTTTCAGAAAtgcagaagtgaaaaatgttatgAAGAAGCTCTGGGGCAAATCATGA